Proteins from one Podospora pseudoanserina strain CBS 124.78 chromosome 1, whole genome shotgun sequence genomic window:
- the PAK6 gene encoding Serine/threonine-protein kinase PAK 6 (COG:T; EggNog:ENOG503NV84), translating into MSEREYNDRELSLDPELLYTRESCIGGGSFGKVYKGVDKRTGQAVAIKIIDIESAEDEVDDIIQEIAILSELQSPHVTKYYGSYAKGAELWIVMEFCSGGSCADLMKPGLIGEDCIAIIVRELLMGLDYLHSDKKLHRDIKAANILLTSNGQVKLADFGVSGQLSATMTKKNTFVGTPFWMAPEVIKQSGYDHKADIWSLGITALELANGEPPYADIHPMKVLFLIPKNPPPRLDGAQFSKAFKDFIEVVLQRDPKDRPSAKELLKHPFIRRAKKTSYLTELIERYQRWAATHEPEKDDVDDEPETQYENQSRTDDDMWDFGTVRLVNERGHLIHRPGMLNAMGESATNARSARTQENSDDYGERRREASPAKLTLDTKDTLKAVTGAGNSRQMSPQRKPVGASSPTKGRYSRENSPEKPLADLNDTPRASYTSKPVPRTPGPGSPEYERALAQQIQQEMGALQLGPGGYSRGPSLRSHTSSTRASPMKLPEIPPYRGSQQQQSQVPLQKITNQPAPMMYPDNGPYSYQQQQQVQQHYQRYGAQVPAHQPSSPLISKELPRNREPVDPGSLTPTSFPSPAPANPNGDLDALNDVIFPALEEALKRRQISLQQLFRPEPGKPFPPVTPSQQRAEATHERIRKLVYKLAHVCKEIDHHDKQEPVGMGKEVPTFLEGLLEEILVRVEPLDEEEAQR; encoded by the exons ATGTCGGAACGTGAATACAACGATCGAGAGCTCTCGCTCGATCCTGAGCTGCTCTATACCCGGGAGTCATGCATTGGAGGGGGTAGTTTCGGCAAGGTGTACAAAGG GGTGGACAAGCGTACTGGTCAGGCGGTGGCAATCAAAATCATCGACATAGAAAGtgctgaggatgaggtcGACGATATCATCCAGGAGATTGCCATCCTGTCGGAGCTTCAGTCGCCCCATGTGACTAAGTATTACGGGTCGTATGCCAAAGGCGCCGAGCTGTGGATCGTCATGGAGTTTTGCTCTGGCGGGAGTTGTGCCGATTTGATGAAGCCCGGCCTTATTGGGGAGGACTGCATTGCCATCATTGTTCGGGAGCTGCTCATGGGGTTGGATTACCTGCACTCGGACAAGAAGCTTCATCGGGACATCAAGG CTGCCAACATCCTCTTGACGTCTAATGGACAGGTCAAGCTGGCTGACTTTGGTGTCTCTGGACAACTCTCGGCAACCATGACCAAGAAGAACACGTTTGTGGGCACGCCTTTCTGGATGGCACCGGAAGTGATCAAGCAAAGTGGCTATGATCACAAGGCCGACATCTGGTCCTTGGGCATCACCGCCCTGGAGCTTGCCAATGGCGAGCCTCCCTATGCCGACATTCATCCCATGAAAGTTCTGTTTTTGATACCTAAGAATCCTCCACCCAGGCTTGACGGGGCACAGTTCAgcaaggccttcaaagactTCATTGAGGTGGTGTTGCAGCGAGATCCCAAGGATCGACCTTCAGCAAAGGAACTGCTCAAGCATCCGTTTATCAGACGCGCGAAAAAGACCAGCTACCTGACGGAGCTCATTGAGCGATACCAGCGCTGGGCCGCGACGCATGAGCCTGAGAAGGACGATGTGGACGACGAGCCGGAGACTCAATACGAGAATCAGTCCCGCACCGACGATGACATGTGGGATTTTGGGACGGTACGACTGGTTAATGAGCGTGGTCACCTGATCCATAGGCCGGGCATGTTGAACGCCATGGGCGAGTCGGCAACCAATGCCAGGTCTGCGAGGACACAGGAGAACTCTGACGACTATGGCGAGCggcggagggaggcgagTCCTGCGAAGTTGACTCTGGATACTAAGGATACCCTGAAGGCAGTCACAGGGGCTGGCAATTCTAGGCAGATGTCACCTCAGCGAAAACCCGTCGGTGCTTCTTCGCCAACCAAGGGCAGGTATTCTAGGGAGAACTCGCCCGAGAAGCCACTTGCTGACCTTAACGACACTCCTCGCGCTTCCTATACCTCCAAACCGGTGCCTCGAACACCTGGCCCGGGCTCTCCCGAATACGAACGGGCACTCGCGCAGCAGATCCAGCAGGAAATGGGTGCTCTGCAGTTGGGGCCTGGTGGATATTCTCGAGGACCATCTCTGAGGTCTCACACCTCGTCGACTCGAGCATCGCCGATGAAGCTGCCAGAGATTCCGCCATACCGGGGatcacagcagcaacaatcACAAGTGCCTCTCCAAAAGATTACGAACCAGCCCGCTCCGATGATGTATCCCGACAATGGTCCCTACAGCtatcagcaacagcagcaggtcCAACAACATTATCAAAGATATGGCGCGCAGGTTCCTGCCCATCAGCCAAGCTCGCCGCTGATCTCGAAGGAACTGCCTCGTAATCGCGAGCCTGTCGATCCGGGTTCGCTGACGCCAACCTCGTTCCCGTCGCCAGCGCCGGCGAACCCGAATGGAGACTTGGACGCGCTGAACGACGTGATTTTCCCGGCGCTCGAGGAGGCGCTCAAGAGGCGGCAGATTAGCCTGCAGCAGCTCTTTAGGCCAGAGCCGGGCAAGCCTTTTCCGCCGGTGACGCCGAGCCAGCAGCGGGCCGAGGCGACGCACGAGAGGATCCGGAAGCTGGTGTACAAGCTTGCGCATGTGTGCAAGGAGATTGACCACCACGACAAGCAAGAGCCTGTGGGTATGGGCAAGGAGGTGCCAACCTTTTTGGAGGGTCTGCTTGAGGAGATCTTGGTGAGGGTTGAGCCacttgatgaggaggaggctcaaAGATGA
- the ubx2 gene encoding UBX domain protein Ubx2 (COG:O; EggNog:ENOG503NVHA), whose product MDEEQIQEFMSVTTTSHAVAKRMIDMCGDSTQAISMWYSDLDLQRNIEQSLQTPALTTASNRPRPSQGREDAQGVIHIDDSDDDMQDPGFDSDTDDVAGIARAAQEDEDAALARELQEQFYNPSASGAGGGGAGLDDDGVRAPMARTTEVLVAPGGGFDDDDHESVLAQIRARREHGQAAAAARRRAGANNPFAQPSAWSAGAPAAASRPAGAAVSRADRLAELFRPPYDIISDFSWEEARDEGKEEKKWLLVNLQDSSDFQCQMLNRDVWKDQAIVALIKENFIFLQYDKLDPSAERYINFYFPNQTHENPNNYPHVSVVDPRTGEQVKVWSGIPFPSPSEFHAQLVEFLDRYSLAANSKNPVTKAKRPERVIDFDRLTEEQQLELALQNSLAAATGGSPPNIDDPDALTRSTGNLAADDKGKGKAEESPAEPPKVESAFDRIPSNQPHSEPAADPKTTTRIQIRHSNGRTIRRFRLDDTVSRIYEWIKAEPPIPGMEGVPFELKTSPSGVDLIDLLDQTIKEAGLANGTVMLEFES is encoded by the coding sequence ATGGACGAGGAGCAGATCCAAGAATTCATGTCGGTCACGACAACGTCTCACGCCGTGGCCAAACGTATGATCGACATGTGCGGCGATTCCACCCAGGCCATCAGCATGTGGTATTCAGACCTCGACCTTCAGAGAAATATCGAGCAAAGTTTGCAAACCCCTGCGTTGACCACAGCTTCGAACCGTCCCCGTCCTTCCCAAGGCAGAGAAGATGCCCAAGGCGTCATCCATATTGACGAtagcgacgacgacatgcAGGACCCGGGTTTCGACTCCGATACCGACGATGTTGCCGGCATTGCCCGTGCGGCtcaagaagacgaagatgcTGCCTTGGCTAGGGAGTTGCAAGAGCAGTTCTACAATCCTTCAGCGtctggggctgggggtggtggcgcaggcctcgacgacgatggcGTTAGGGCTCCCATGGCACGTACAACTGAGGTGCTCGTGGCCCCTGGTGGCGgttttgacgacgacgatcaTGAGTCGGTACTTGCTCAGATTCGTGCTAGAAGGGAACACGGACAAGCTGCCGCTGCAGCCCGTAGGCGTGCTGGAGCCAACAACCCGTTCGCACAACCATCAGCTTGGTCGGCCGGTGCTCCGGCAGCAGCCTCTAGACCAGCCGGTGCTGCGGTTAGTAGGGCAGATCGCCTGGCTGAGCTCTTCAGGCCACCATACGACATCATTTCCGACTTctcttgggaggaggcccgCGACgaaggcaaggaggagaagaagtggcTGTTGGTCAACCTGCAAGACTCCTCAGACTTTCAATGCCAGATGCTCAACCGCGATGTGTGGAAGGACCAAGCCATTGTCGCCCTCATCAAGGAGAACTTCATTTTTCTGCAGTACGACAAGTTAGATCCTTCTGCCGAGCGGTACATCAACTTCTACTTTCCCAACCAGACCCATGAGAACCCCAACAACTATCCTCATGTGTCGGTTGTCGACCCCCGCACTGGTGAACAGGTCAAGGTCTGGAGCGGCATCCCATTTCCATCGCCCTCGGAGTTTCACGCTCAGCTTGTCGAGTTCCTTGATAGGTACAGCCTCGCagccaacagcaaaaaccccgtcaccaaggccaagaggcCAGAGCGCGTTATCGACTTCGATCGATTGacggaggagcagcagcttgaGCTCGCACTTCAGAACAGTCTGGCGGCTGCCACGGGTGGTTCGCCGCCAAACATCGACGACCCCGATGCGCTAACCCGTTCAACTGGCAACCTGGCTGCGGacgacaagggcaaggggaaggcggaggagtcACCAGCAGAACCTCCAAAGGTTGAGTCGGCTTTTGACAGAATTCCATCTAATCAGCCACACTCGGAGCCAGCCGCCGATCCCAAGACCACAACGCGCATTCAGATCAGGCACAGCAACGGCCGCACTATCAGGCGGTTCCGCCTCGACGATACGGTGTCCAGAATTTACGAATGGATCAAGGCTGAGCCACCCATTCCAGGCATGGAGGGGGTACCATTTGAGCTCAAGACATCACCCAGTGGTGTGGACCTGATCGACCTCCTGGATCAAACTATCAAGGAGGCTGGCCTCGCTAACGGAACGGTGATGCTTGAATTTGAGAGTTAG